CCTCTCTACGGTGACCCGACATGGACAGCACCCACACCGCCGGTCTCCGCGCCGGCAACGCCGTCGACGGGCACACGGCCGCCGCTCCCTTCCTGGCCGGCCGCACCGCGCTGATCACCGGGGCGGCCAGCGGCATCGGCCGCTCCTGCGCCGTCGCCTTCGCCGCAGCGGGCGCCCGGGTCTACGTCGTGGACCGGGCGGCGGACGCGGCCAAGGCCGTGGCCGAGGAGGTCGGCGGGACGGCCTTGGCCGTCGACCTCTCCGACCCGGTCGCCGTGGACGGGCTGCCCGAGGACGCCGACATCGTGGTCAACAACGCCGGCCTGCAGCACGTCGCCCCGATCCACGACTTCCCGCCCGAGCGCTTCCAGCTCATCCAGCGGGTGATGGTCGAAGCCCCTTCCGGATCATCCGCCGCACCCTGCCCCACATGTACGAGCGGGAGTGGGGACGGATCATCAACATCTCCTCGGTGCACGGCCTGCGGGCCAGCCCCTTCAAGTCCGCGTACGTCGCCGCCAAGCACGCCCTGGAAGGACTGAGCAAGGTGGCGGCGCTCGAAGGGGCCCCGCACGGTGTCACCAGCAACTGCATCAACCCCGGTTACGTCCGTACGCCGCTGGTCGAGGACCAGATCGCCGCACAGGCCCGAGCCCACGGCATCCCCGTCCAGGACGTGGTGGAGCAGGTGATGCTCGAACGCTCCGCGATCAAGCGGCTGATCGAACCCGACGAGGTGGCACAGGCCGCGCTGTGGCTCTGCTCCGCGCACAGCGGCTACATCACCGGCACCTCCCTGCCGCTGGACGGCGGCTGGACAGCCCACTGACGGCCCCCGCCGTCCCTCCGAACCCCGCCGGGCGGCCTCAACCCCCGCCCGGCGGCCGTCCCCCGAGCCGCACACACCCACCGTGCGTGCGCCGTCCCCTCCCTCCCCCGAAATCGGTGACACCATGGCCAGCGCTCCCAGTGCTGTGAACGCGCCCGCCAGACCCGGCGGCCTTGCCCGCGTGGTCGGCGCAAGCCTCATCGGCACCACCATCGAGTGGTACGACTACTTCCTCTACGGCTCCGCGGCCGCCCTGGTCTTCGGGAAGCTCTTCTTCCCGCACTCCGACCCGCTGACCGGCACCCTGCTCTCCTTCCTCACCTACGCCATCGGCTTCGCCGCCCGACCGATCGGAGCCCTCGTCTTCGGTCACTTCGGCGACCGCCTCGGCCGCAAGAAGCTGCTGGTCGTCAGCCTGCTGATGATGGGCATCTCGACCGCCCTGATCGGCTGCCTGCCCACGTACGGCTCCATCGGCATCGCCGCCCCGATCCTGCTCACCGCGCTCCGGATCGTCCAGGGCTTCGCCCTCGGCGGCGAGTGGGGCGGCGCGGTACTGCTCGTCTCCGAGCACGGCGACCCCAAGCGCCGCGGCTTCTGGGCCTCCTGGCCGCAGGGCGGCGCGGCGCTCGGCAACCTGCTCGCGGTCGGCGCCCTCACCCTGCTGGCCAACGTGCAGACCGACGCCACCATCCTCGCCTGGGGCTGGCGCATCCCGTTCCTGCTCTCCGCCGTCCTGGTCGGTGTCGGCCTGTGGATCCGCCTGTCGGTCGAGGAGTCCCCGCTCTTCCGGCAGGCCCTGGCCAACAGCGAGACCCGCAAGGCCGAGCAGGCCAGGAGCAGGCACCGCTGCTCGCCGTGCTGCGCCACCACTGGAAGGACGTCCTGGTCGCGATGGGCGCCCGGATGGCGGAGAACATCTCGTACTACGTCATCACCACCTTCATCCTGGCGTACTGCGTCGGCCACCTGAAGGTCGAGAAGCAGACCGCCCTCAACGCCGTCCTGATCGCCTCGGCCATCCAGTTCTTCCTCATCCCGATGTTCGGTGCGCTGTCCGACCGGATCGGCCGCAAGCCGGTCTACCTCGCCGGCGCCATCGGCGTGGGCATCTGGATCTGGCCGTTCTTCGCGATGGTGGACACCAAGAGCTTCGGGATGATCACTCTCGCGGTGACCGTCGCCCTGTTCTTCCACAGCGCCATGTACGCCCCGCAGGCGGCGTTCTTCTCCGAGATGTTCGGCACCCGGATGCGCTACTCCGGGGCCTCCATCGGTGCCCAGTTCGCCTCCGTCGCGGCGGGTGCCCCGGCTCCGCTGATCGCCGTCGCCCTGCTCTCCTCGTACGGCGACTCCACGCCGATCTCGGTGTACGTCGGGATCGCCGCGGTGATCACCGTGGTCGCGATGCTCTTCGCCAAGGAGACCCGCGACCGTGACCTCGCGGAGGTCGGCCCCTCCTCCGGCACCACCGCCGGAGCGGCCACCGCACAGGACCTCGCCGCCTCCGGCGCCGGGTCCTGACCTGCCGGGACACACCCGGCGAACCCGCTCCGCCCGGCCGAGCCCCCGCTCGGCCGGGCGGAGCGGGCGTTCCCTCCCCACCTGCGCAACGATTGCGGCCACCATGTCCGACCACACCGTCACGTCAGCCCTTCGTCGCCTGCTGGAGCTCCTCGCCGACGGTTCCTCTGCCGAGGACATCAGCCGTTCCGTGGCCGAGGCCCGCGCCGGCGGCACGCAACCGCACGAGTACGCCGAGATCGAGGAAGGCGCGTGGCTCGCCATGCGCGTCCACCGGACGCTGCGTCAGCACCGCCGCCGCGAGGCCGAACTCACCGCGCTCTTCGACACTGCGAGCGACCTCGCCGCCCTGCGCGACCTCGACGCCGTGCTGCAGTCCATCGTCCGCCGGGCCCGCCTGCTGCTGGGCACCGACACCGCCTACCTGACGCTCCCCGACGAGCAGGCCGGCGACACGTACATGCGGGTGACCGACGGCTCCGTCTCCCCGCTGTTCCAGGAACTCCGGGTGCCGCTCGGCAAGGGGCTCGGCGGCCTCGTCGCCCAGACCGCCCGCCCCTACGCCACCCGCGACTACCCGATGGACGGGCGCTTCGACCACACCCGCACCATCGACGCCGGTGTGGTGGACGAAGGACTGGTCGCCATCCTGGGCGTGCCGCTGCTGCTCGGCTCCAGCACCAGAGAGGGCGGGAAGGTCATCGGGGTGCTGTTCGCCGCGGACCGCACCGCCCGAGCCTTCTCACCCGACGAGGTGGCCCTGCTGTGCTCGCTGGCCGCCCACGCCGCCATCGCCATCGACACCGCGCGGGCCCTCGCCGACACCCGCACCGCCCTGACCGGGCTGGCCGAGGCCAACGCGGTCATCCGCGAACACGCCGCCTCCGTCCAGCGGGCGGAGGAGGTCCACGACCGCCTCACCGACCTCGTGCTGAGCGGCGGAGCGACCGCCGACGTGGCGGCGGCGCTCGCCGAACTCCTGGGCACTCCCGTCGCCGTCCACGACCCGACCGGGCACCGGCTCGCCCAGGCCGGCCCGTGCCCGGACCTCACTCCCGACGCGGTGACCGCAGCCGCCGGCGCCTCCCGGGCAGCCGCCCGGGCCGTACCGCTGGAACGGCACTGGGTCTGCGCCGTCCTCGCCGGCCCCGAACTCCTCGGCAGCCTGGTCCTGCTCGACCACCGGGCCCTCGGGGACGCCGACCGCCGGCTCTTCGAGCGCGCCAGTGTCGTCACGGCGCTGCTCCTGCTGCTGCGCCGGACGGTCGCCGAGACCGAGAACCGCATCCGCGGAGAGTTGCTGACCGAACTGCTCACCGGCCCCGATCGCGACCCCGCCGGTCTGGTGGACCGCGGACGCCGTCTCGGCACCGACCTGGACCGCCCCCACCTGATGCTCGTCGCCCAGGGCACGGAACACACACGCGCCAAGCTGCCCACCGCCGGCCTGCAGCACCTCTTCGGCAGCGGGGGCATCAGCGCCGAGCACGGCGACACCACCGTCATCCTGCTCCCGCAGCGCGACACCGCCCCCGGGGCGGCCGCCCGCCGCGCCGCCGCCGGACTCTCCCGTCTCACCGGCGCCCCGGTCACCGTCGCCGCCGCCGGGCCGGCCGCGGGCCCGGCGGGTCTCGCCGCAGCGCACACCGAGGCCGTGCGCTGTCTGCGGGCCATGCACGTCCTGGGTCGGACCGGCGCGGGCGCCTGCGCCGCCGACCTCGGGTTCCTCGGCGTGATCCTCGGCGAGGGCCACGATGTCGGAGGCTTCGTCCGCTCGGTCCTCGGGCCTCTGCTGGACTACGACAGCCGGCGAGGCACGGATCTGGTCGGGACCCTGCGCGCCTACTTCGCCTCCGGCACGAATCTGACCCGGGCCAAGGAGGAACTGCACATCCACGTCAACACCGTCGTCCAGCGGCTGGATCGGATCGAGTCCATCCTGGGATCGGGCTGGAACAGCCCGGATCGCGCCCTGGAGCTCCAACTCGCCCTTCAGCTCGATCTGCTGGCGCTGCACCACTGACTGGGAAGGCCCCGGGGCGCGCCGCTCGGCGCGCCCCGGGGCCTGGTGGACCAGAGGCTCAGGGACGGGGCGCCGGAGGCCCGGCCGCCGTGGCGATCCGGTCGGCGACGGCGCCGGCGCCGTCATCGGCGACGAGGATCGTGTAGTGGTTGGTCTCCGGCACCGGGACGGGCACGACGCCGGTGCCGTCCAGCGCCGCGTCGGCCAGCCGCTGCGGGTCGTAGAGCCCCTGCGGCTCGTCCATCAGTCCGCGCTCTGCCCACAGCAGTTCGGCCGGGCAGTCGAGCCGGTGGATGGCATCGAGCGTCTCGGCGTCGAAGAGCTGGATGCCGTCGGCCCGGACGGCGTCGATCCGGCAGGACGAGCGCAGCTCCGGCTCCCCGCCCACCAGGTCGCGCTGGATGTAGGCGTCGACCCAGGGGGACCACACCGCGCCGAATGCCGGGTGGGCCTGCCAGAACGCGCGGTAGGCGGCCCGGTCGGGGAAGGTCATCGACAGCCGGCGCATGGCCGGGCCGATCACCGCGGTGATCAGCTCGTCGCCGTCCAGCCCGGGCGGCGCGGGGAAGCCGAGTCCGCCGTCCACGAGCACCAGCGAGGTGACCCGCCCCGGGTGCCGTGCCGCGGTCCGTGCGGCAACGAAGGCCCCCA
The Kitasatospora paranensis genome window above contains:
- a CDS encoding helix-turn-helix domain-containing protein, producing MSDHTVTSALRRLLELLADGSSAEDISRSVAEARAGGTQPHEYAEIEEGAWLAMRVHRTLRQHRRREAELTALFDTASDLAALRDLDAVLQSIVRRARLLLGTDTAYLTLPDEQAGDTYMRVTDGSVSPLFQELRVPLGKGLGGLVAQTARPYATRDYPMDGRFDHTRTIDAGVVDEGLVAILGVPLLLGSSTREGGKVIGVLFAADRTARAFSPDEVALLCSLAAHAAIAIDTARALADTRTALTGLAEANAVIREHAASVQRAEEVHDRLTDLVLSGGATADVAAALAELLGTPVAVHDPTGHRLAQAGPCPDLTPDAVTAAAGASRAAARAVPLERHWVCAVLAGPELLGSLVLLDHRALGDADRRLFERASVVTALLLLLRRTVAETENRIRGELLTELLTGPDRDPAGLVDRGRRLGTDLDRPHLMLVAQGTEHTRAKLPTAGLQHLFGSGGISAEHGDTTVILLPQRDTAPGAAARRAAAGLSRLTGAPVTVAAAGPAAGPAGLAAAHTEAVRCLRAMHVLGRTGAGACAADLGFLGVILGEGHDVGGFVRSVLGPLLDYDSRRGTDLVGTLRAYFASGTNLTRAKEELHIHVNTVVQRLDRIESILGSGWNSPDRALELQLALQLDLLALHH
- a CDS encoding alpha/beta hydrolase translates to MTRQARPTGSPAADEAPYEEFRIPVAGGKLTVLRWPARLPDAPVVLALHGITANALSWARVAHHLAGRVVLVAPDLRGRAGSADVEGPWGIGAHVEDVLAVMDALGLGRAVLAGHSMGAFVAARTAARHPGRVTSLVLVDGGLGFPAPPGLDGDELITAVIGPAMRRLSMTFPDRAAYRAFWQAHPAFGAVWSPWVDAYIQRDLVGGEPELRSSCRIDAVRADGIQLFDAETLDAIHRLDCPAELLWAERGLMDEPQGLYDPQRLADAALDGTGVVPVPVPETNHYTILVADDGAGAVADRIATAAGPPAPRP